A genomic segment from Tuwongella immobilis encodes:
- a CDS encoding phosphoglycerate kinase produces MPKKSLANLTDLAGKKVVIRVDFNVPQDKDGTITNDRRIRGALPTIQYVLEKGGSAILISHLGRPTGDAEADKPFRMDRVATRLGELLGKPVQKSDEVVGPISAEKVAALKPGEVLLLENVRFHPDEQNKKHDGTFAKTLASYGDVYVNDAFGTCHRKDVSMLALPEAMKGKPRVVGFLVAKELDILANLLGTPKRPMVGLLGGGKVSDKIGFIKAMLARVDQVLVGGAMTYTFLKAQGIEIGSSRCEADKLDLARELLELGKGKIVLPVDHLIADKVAADATTEVSDGQVPAGKFGLDIGPKTIQLYSDIIAKAGTVVWNGPMGKFEDEPFAKGTKSIGEAMAANQNAVTVVGGGETAEAVEQFGLDSQMTHVSTGGGAFLEYVEGTPFAALDQIDDQ; encoded by the coding sequence ATGCCCAAGAAATCGCTTGCGAATCTGACCGACCTGGCTGGCAAGAAGGTCGTGATCCGCGTGGACTTCAACGTCCCGCAAGATAAAGACGGCACCATCACCAACGATCGCCGCATCCGCGGGGCGCTGCCCACCATTCAATATGTGCTGGAAAAGGGTGGCTCGGCCATTCTCATCAGCCACTTGGGCCGACCGACCGGCGATGCCGAAGCGGATAAGCCGTTCCGCATGGACCGTGTCGCCACCCGACTCGGCGAATTGCTCGGCAAGCCCGTCCAAAAGAGCGACGAAGTCGTTGGACCGATTTCCGCCGAAAAAGTGGCGGCCCTCAAGCCCGGCGAAGTGCTGCTGCTGGAAAATGTCCGCTTCCACCCGGACGAGCAAAACAAGAAACACGATGGCACCTTCGCCAAGACGCTCGCCAGCTACGGCGATGTGTATGTCAACGATGCCTTTGGCACCTGCCATCGCAAAGACGTGTCGATGCTCGCCCTGCCCGAAGCGATGAAGGGCAAGCCGCGCGTGGTCGGTTTCCTGGTCGCCAAGGAACTTGACATTCTCGCCAACTTGCTCGGCACGCCGAAGCGACCCATGGTCGGGCTGCTGGGCGGCGGCAAAGTCTCGGACAAGATCGGCTTCATCAAGGCGATGCTCGCCCGAGTCGATCAAGTGCTCGTCGGCGGTGCGATGACCTACACCTTCCTGAAGGCCCAAGGCATCGAAATCGGTTCCTCGCGCTGCGAAGCCGATAAACTGGATCTCGCTCGGGAATTGCTCGAACTGGGCAAGGGCAAGATTGTCCTGCCCGTCGATCACCTGATCGCCGATAAAGTGGCCGCCGATGCCACCACCGAAGTCAGCGATGGCCAAGTCCCCGCCGGCAAGTTCGGGCTGGACATCGGACCGAAGACGATCCAACTCTACAGCGACATCATCGCCAAAGCCGGTACCGTGGTGTGGAACGGGCCGATGGGTAAGTTTGAAGATGAGCCGTTCGCCAAGGGAACCAAGTCGATTGGCGAAGCGATGGCCGCCAACCAGAACGCCGTGACGGTGGTGGGTGGCGGGGAAACCGCCGAAGCCGTCGAACAGTTCGGCCTCGATAGCCAAATGACGCACGTTAGCACGGGCGGCGGCGCATTCTTGGAATACGTCGAAGGCACGCCGTTTGCCGCACTCGATCAGATCGACGATCAGTAA
- a CDS encoding outer membrane protein assembly factor BamB family protein codes for MYHTGWKPPRWAAGLLLSCLGLSPFAILSPAIAQQPTAPAAAAPSEDPVAEQLKSDRALLKEAKIAEEPKAFEQFFRARMVPDADRAKIQSLIQQLGNESFDQRELAAAALEKIGLVTAGQLRQAESVPDPEINRRAARILVNLGPIPTGSVIAAAARRFAAIAPRDATPLLLQYLPDADDDFLAEDLRSTLGSLATIDGQPNPVLMAALDDPLPARQHAALEALLTQPVTAKLVNLKQRADQEKNPVVRLRYILALVTGAQEPTAMPQMINLLGELPQEHTWRIEEILLQLAGEKGPKVSIDSTEDSKRKARDAWAEWWKANSSTVNLAKLKEQPGMLGLTMILSMDTNNSQGHIVELGPDKKEKWRIDDLKFPIAAQMVGRDRILVAEHNRHFVSLRDLKGKILWEKQVFMPVALQVMPNGTLFIAARNQIIELDRDREKQLVTIQRPQHDIVAAAKARNGEYIVVTNTGQLQRLNKTGEVSKSVSLDGRPNYYSTIQLLPNNRVLLTLQNMVAEFDLESGKKVWEANVNSPNSVQRLPNGNTLVSSMISMEVQEIDRNGKAVWTYKSPDNSRPWKAFRR; via the coding sequence ATGTATCACACCGGCTGGAAACCGCCCCGTTGGGCCGCTGGCCTGCTGCTGAGCTGCTTGGGCTTGTCCCCGTTCGCAATCCTCTCGCCTGCGATCGCCCAACAGCCAACGGCCCCCGCCGCCGCTGCCCCGTCCGAAGATCCCGTTGCCGAGCAACTGAAATCCGATCGTGCCCTGCTCAAAGAAGCCAAAATCGCCGAAGAGCCAAAAGCCTTCGAGCAATTTTTTCGCGCACGCATGGTCCCCGACGCCGATCGCGCCAAGATCCAATCGCTGATCCAACAGTTAGGGAACGAATCGTTCGATCAGCGGGAATTGGCCGCCGCGGCATTGGAAAAAATTGGCCTCGTCACGGCCGGACAACTCCGCCAGGCGGAATCAGTGCCGGATCCAGAGATCAACCGTCGCGCGGCCCGCATTCTGGTGAACCTCGGGCCAATCCCCACTGGCAGCGTGATTGCCGCCGCCGCCCGCCGCTTCGCCGCCATCGCCCCGCGAGATGCCACGCCGTTGCTGCTGCAATATCTGCCGGATGCCGACGATGATTTTCTGGCCGAAGATCTCCGCTCCACGCTCGGCTCGCTGGCGACGATTGACGGGCAACCGAATCCGGTTCTGATGGCCGCGCTCGACGATCCGCTCCCCGCACGACAGCACGCCGCCTTAGAAGCCCTGCTCACCCAACCGGTCACGGCCAAGCTGGTGAATCTCAAACAACGGGCCGATCAAGAAAAGAATCCCGTGGTTCGGCTCCGCTACATCCTGGCGTTGGTCACCGGCGCTCAAGAACCAACCGCCATGCCGCAGATGATCAATTTGCTCGGCGAGTTGCCCCAGGAACACACCTGGCGAATCGAAGAGATTTTGCTGCAACTGGCCGGTGAGAAGGGGCCGAAAGTCAGCATCGATTCCACGGAAGATTCCAAACGCAAGGCCCGAGACGCCTGGGCGGAATGGTGGAAGGCCAACAGCTCGACCGTCAACCTGGCCAAGTTGAAGGAACAGCCGGGCATGCTCGGTCTGACGATGATCTTGTCGATGGATACCAATAATTCGCAGGGGCACATCGTCGAACTTGGCCCGGATAAGAAAGAAAAATGGCGAATTGACGACCTCAAATTCCCCATCGCTGCGCAAATGGTCGGCCGCGACCGAATCCTCGTCGCCGAGCACAATCGCCACTTCGTCAGTCTGCGGGATCTGAAGGGGAAGATCCTCTGGGAAAAACAAGTCTTCATGCCCGTGGCGCTGCAGGTGATGCCCAACGGAACGCTGTTCATCGCCGCTCGCAATCAGATCATCGAACTGGACCGCGACCGGGAAAAACAACTGGTCACCATCCAGCGGCCGCAGCATGATATTGTGGCCGCCGCCAAAGCCCGCAACGGCGAATACATCGTGGTCACCAATACCGGCCAACTGCAACGGCTGAACAAGACCGGGGAAGTGTCCAAGAGTGTCTCCCTGGATGGTCGCCCCAACTATTATTCCACGATCCAACTGCTACCGAATAATCGCGTGCTGCTGACGCTGCAAAATATGGTCGCGGAGTTCGATCTGGAATCCGGGAAGAAAGTCTGGGAAGCAAACGTCAATTCGCCGAACTCCGTGCAACGGCTTCCGAATGGCAACACGCTCGTGTCGTCGATGATTTCCATGGAAGTGCAAGAAATCGACCGCAACGGCAAAGCCGTCTGGACGTACAAATCGCCGGATAACAGTCGGCCTTGGAAAGCCTTCCGCCGCTGA
- a CDS encoding ATP-binding protein — protein sequence MELPMLREARCTDCGDCVPICPTDCLAMKGGMPWLARPRACVGCGACALVCPTDAITMQEWGGDLGGAMALPKSDSNDSSTITDY from the coding sequence ATGGAATTGCCCATGCTTCGAGAAGCGCGGTGTACCGACTGCGGGGATTGTGTGCCGATCTGTCCCACGGATTGTCTGGCGATGAAGGGTGGCATGCCCTGGCTGGCTCGACCGCGTGCGTGCGTCGGCTGTGGGGCGTGTGCTTTGGTTTGCCCAACCGATGCCATTACAATGCAAGAATGGGGAGGCGACTTGGGCGGAGCCATGGCCCTGCCCAAGTCGGATTCCAACGACTCATCCACGATTACCGATTACTGA